The Deltaproteobacteria bacterium nucleotide sequence ATTGGATATCAGGTTCATCATAATCTGCTGAAACTGATCTTCCGATCCCAATACATCCGGGAGATTCTGATCCAGATTGGTGGTGACCTTGATGCGGTTTATCTTCAGGAGATTGGCGTTCAGAAAGAGGGTCTTTTCAATGATCCGGTTGATACTGACCTCCCCGACAGTCAATTTTGACTGTCTGGAAAAGGCCAGCAGATTGGAGACGATCCGGCTGATCCGCCGGGTTTCGGTCTCCATGAGATGGACATATTCCCTGAACTGCCCGATCTCCTTCTCTCCCACAGATCCCTCATCAATGATGCGCTGGATCAGTACGAGGAGATTGAGCATCCCGGCAATGGGATTGTTGATTTCATGGACCACCGACGCAGACAGTTTTCCCAAAGACGCCATCTTGTCCTGATGAAGGAGTTTTTCGTGGGTCTCTTCCAGTTGTCGCGTCCGTTCTTCAACCATCTGTTCGAGTCGCTGGGTAATCTCCTCTTCTTCCCGCTTCCGGTCGGTGATGTCCCGGCTGATTTCGACAAACCGTGAGATCTTTCCATCGCTCTCCCATATGGGGAAGAGGGTCACTTCGATATACCGGAGTTCACCGTTATGGCCCACCCGGGTCAGGACCTGCTGATCCGGCCGTCTGTTCCGGATCACCTCGTTCAGCGGACACACAATATCTCCCTGGGCACAGGGCTCGCTGGTATTCTGAAAGATCTCGTGACATGTCCGGCCGATGACCTCATCCCGGGAATACCCCATATGGTCCAGGAAGGCCCGGTTCGCCTCGACGATCTTTCTCTCCGGTGTGATCACTACGATAAAATCCTGGATCCCATCCAGGATGGTCATGAGTTCTTTGGTGCGGTCTCTCAGCTCCTTTTCCTGCCAGGTTACCGTGTTCCACAGCAATCTGAACACGCGGTTGGAAAGGAGACGGATATGGATCGGCTTGGTGGCCAGAATATCGCTGAAAACCGCCTCTTCGGGCACCAGGTCGATGATGAGATCGATCCGATGCTCCGGGCTGTAGAATTCATGATAGTCGGAAACGGCGATCAGCCCCATTTCGCGGGCCAGGACGATTCCCGGGGCCTTTGGATCCGGGTCGGCCACCGCAACGATCCGGGCCCCGTTAACAAAGTTCTTGCCGTATATCATCGTCTTTTCGATGAATTCCCTGCAAAACCCGCCACCGCCGACAATGCCGATTCTGGTGGTGGGCATCTCTTTTTCAGACATGGACGACGCTCCGATTCAGGCATGATATCCCCTCGCCGGGCAAAACCCTTGCGTTTTTGCAGCCGAGGCAGGGTCTACACGCATTCGCGATGGTATTGATCAACCGCAGGGATGGATGGGATCTATTTGGCGACAATGTATCATGGCCATGCCCCCGCTTCAAGGGGTTATTTTTCCAATTTCAATCAGGGGGTCCCCTTGCGGCCGCTTGGAAAACCCTGGGAGTTTTTTTATTGACAGCCTTCAGGAATCATGAGAAAAAGACTGAACCCCAAATTCCGGCCAAGCGCCGTTTCAAGAAAATCCCATAAGGAGTACTTCATGCCCGGAAAAACCGTTGGATCCGTCATGGTGGTAGGTGGTGGAATTGCAGGAATGCAGGCCGCTCTGGATCTGGCCGATTCAGGATATCTGGTTCACCTGGTGGAGAAATCGCCCGCCATTGGCGGGGTCATGAGCGAGTTGGACAAGACCTTTCCCACCAATGACTGCGCCATGTGAATTATCTCACCCAAACTGGTCGAGGTCGGCCGGCATCTGAACATCAATCTGATCACATGTGCGGAAGTGGCGGAGGTTGAGGGGACCCAGGGGAACTTTCAGGTGACCTTGCACAAAACCCCCCGTTTTATCGATGAGAACAAGTGTACGGCCTGCGGCGATTGCGCCGAGGCATGCCCCGTGAGTCTTCCCAATGAATATGACCAGGGCCTGAACCAACGTAAGGCCGCATTCAAGAAATATGCTCAGGCCATTCCCGGGGCGTTTTCCATCCAGAAAACAGACAAGGCCCCCTGCCGGCTGGCCTGCCCGGCCGGGCTGAACGTGCAGGGGTATGTACAGATGGTACGCCAGGGCAAATATAAGGAAGCCCTCAAGATCATCATGGAAGACCTTCCCCTGCCCGGTGTCCTGGGCCGCATCTGCCCCCACGGCTGCGAAGACGCGTGCCGGCGGTGCGAGGTGGATGACCCGGTGGCCATACGGGACCTTAAGCGGCTGGCCGCGGATCAGTTTGATCCCAGAGACATCGAAATCGCGTGTGCCCCCCCCAGGACGGAAAAGGTGGCCATTATCGGCTCGGGTCCTGCCGGGCTTTCGGCAGCCTATCACCTGGCGCGGAAAGGCATCCTCTCCACCATTTTTGAGGCCCTGCCGGAACCCGGGGGCATGCTGCGGGTGGGGATCCCGGATCATCGTCTTCCGAGGGAGATCCTGGACAACGAGATCGAGGTGATCACCAACCTGGGTGTTGAGATCAAGACCGACACGCCGTTGGGCCGGGATCTGACCGTGGATCATCTCTTGGACAACGGATACAGCGCCGTATACCTGGCCCTCGGCGCCCATAAGGGGATCGAGCTGGGAATCCCCGGGGAAAAGGCCCGGGGGGTCCGCCAGGGGGTGGACTTTTTGAGAGAGATGAACCTCAAGGGAACCGCGGCGGTCGGAAAGAGAGTGGCCATCGTCGGCGGGGGCAATGTGGCCATAGACGTCTCCCGCTCCGCTATCCGTCTTGGGGCGGAAGAGGTCACCATCCTTTACCGTCGGACCCGTGCCGAGATGCCTGCCTGGGAAGAAGAGATCCGGGCCGCGGAGGCGGAAGGGGTTCAAATCAGCTACCTGTCGGCCCCCCAGGAGGCCCTGGTCGAAGATGGAAAAATTGTGGGACTCCGGTGTATCCGAATGGAACTGGGCGATGCCGATTCCTCAGGCAGAAGACGTCCTGTTCCGATCCCGGGAAGCGAGTACGATATCAAGATCGATCACCTCATTCCGGCCATCGGGCAGCGTCCCGATCTGTCGGCATTAGAGGACATTTCAGATATCGGATTCTCCAAGTGGGGGACTACAGAAGCAGACCC carries:
- a CDS encoding PAS domain-containing protein, yielding MSEKEMPTTRIGIVGGGGFCREFIEKTMIYGKNFVNGARIVAVADPDPKAPGIVLAREMGLIAVSDYHEFYSPEHRIDLIIDLVPEEAVFSDILATKPIHIRLLSNRVFRLLWNTVTWQEKELRDRTKELMTILDGIQDFIVVITPERKIVEANRAFLDHMGYSRDEVIGRTCHEIFQNTSEPCAQGDIVCPLNEVIRNRRPDQQVLTRVGHNGELRYIEVTLFPIWESDGKISRFVEISRDITDRKREEEEITQRLEQMVEERTRQLEETHEKLLHQDKMASLGKLSASVVHEINNPIAGMLNLLVLIQRIIDEGSVGEKEIGQFREYVHLMETETRRISRIVSNLLAFSRQSKLTVGEVSINRIIEKTLFLNANLLKINRIKVTTNLDQNLPDVLGSEDQFQQIMMNLISNAAEAMETDGGILNIATVHSLRHNSVVVCIQDSGVGISRENQKRLFEPFFTTKKKGKGVGLGLSVVYGIIEEYGGSIAVSSEVGRGTTFRVEIPLGQTGDRDKEGS